The stretch of DNA CGGCCTCCTCGTGTGCGGCACGGCCGACTCGATGACCGGGTTCCTCGTCGGGCGGGCCGTGCAGGGGCTGGGCGACGGGCCGATCGGCGTGGCGCTGTGGGTCGTCGTCGCGCAGGAGTACCCGGAGCGGCTGCGTCCGCGTGCGCTCGCCGTCATGACGAGCGCCTGGACCGTGCCGGCCGTGGTGGGACCGGCCGCGGCGGCACTCCTCACGCACGTCGCCGGCTGGCGGGCGGTCTTCCTGCTCGGCCCGGTGCTCGCCGCCGCGAGCCTCGTCGTGGCGTGGCAGGCCCTCGGCGGCGATCGGGCGCACGGACGACGGTCGGACGATGCAATTACGGTCACGTCGTCGCCGCTCGCCGCGGTGGCGGCGACCGCGGCGGTCCTGCTCGTGTCGGTCGCGGGCCAGCGATCGGTCGCCGCGTGGCCCTGGCTGCTCGCCGCCGCGCTCGTGGTGCTGGTGGTCGCGGTCCGGCACCTGGTGCCGCCCCGCACCTGGACGGGTGGGCGAGGTCTGCCGTCGCTCATGAGCGCGCGGGCGCTCCTCATGTCGTCGTACTTCGGGGCGCAGGTGTACGTGCCGCTCGTCCTGGTGGAGCTGCGTGGCCTGTCCGTCGGGCAGGCCGGTGCGGCGATCTCGGGGACGGCCTTCACCTGGTGGCTGGGCGCGACCGCCGTGTCGCGACCCGAGCGGCTGGGCGCGGCGCTGGACCGCCCGCTCCGCCGTGCTCTCCTGGGTGGCCTGTCGATCGCGGCCGGTCTCTCGGCGGTGCTCCTGGCGCTGGTGCCGGCCGTTCCCGTGGTGCTCGTGGCCGCGGTGTGGCTGGTGGGCGGCTTCGGCATGGGCGTGCTGTCGTCGACGGTCGTCACCGAGATGCTCGGGAGGTGCGCCCCGGGCGAGGAGGCGGCGACGAGCGCGGCGATGGAGTCGAACGACTCGATCGCCGAGTCGGTCGCCCTGGCGCTCGGTGCCGCCGTGTTCGCAGGCTTGCTCACCCACGGCCTCGGGACGGCCGTGCTCGTGGCCTTCGCCGTCCCCGCGGTCGGGGTCACGCTCGGCCTGCTGCTCCTCGGCCGCGGGTTCGCCCGCTGACCGGGCGGCCGGCCTCGGGTGTCTCGGCGTGGCGGACTGCGAGCGGGCACGCCCGACGACGCCGATAGGCTGTCGCCCGTGAACACCGCCGCGCCGTCCGACCGACCCCTCAAGGTCGCCCTGCTGGGCTGCGGCGTCGTGGGGTCGGAGGTGGCCCGCCTGCTGACCCGCGACGGCGACGAGCTGGCGCGTCGGATCGGCGCCCCGATCGAGCTCGTCGGCATCGCCGTGCGCCGTCTCGGCCGTGCGCGCGACCTCGACCTCCCGGCCGAGCTGTTCACCACCGACGCGCACGCGCTGGTCGCCCGCGGCGACCTCGACGTCGTCGTGGAGGTCATCGGCGGCATCGAGCCGGCGCGCGAGCTGATCCTCGCCGCCCTGGAGCACGGTGCCTCCGTCGTCACGGCCAACAAGGCGCTCCTCGCCGAGGACGGCGCCCACCTGTTCGAGGCCGCCGAGAAGGCCGAGCGCGACATCGCCTTCGAGGCGGCGGTGGCCGGCGCCATCCCGATCATCCGCCCGCTCCAGGAGTCGCTGGCGGGTGACGCCGTGCAGCGGGTGCTCGGCATCGTCAACGGGACCACCAACTTCATCCTCGACGCCATGACCACGACGGGCGCCGGCTTCTCCGACGCGCTCGACGAGGCCCAGCGCCTCGGGTACGCGGAGGCCGACCCCACGGCCGACGTCGAGGGCTTCGACGCCGCCGCCAAGGCCGCGATCATCGCGTCGCTCGCGTTCCACACCCGCGTGACCATCGGCGACGTGCACCGCGAGGGCATCACCGACGTCACCGCCGCCGACGTCCGCTCGGCCGACGAGATGGGCTGCGTCGTCAAGCTGCTCGCGATCTGCGAGAAGATCAGCACGCCCGACGGCGATGCCGTGTCGGCTCGCGTCCACCCCGCCATGATCGCGAAGAGCCACCCGCTCGCCAGCGTCCGCGGCGCGTTCAACGCCGTGTTCGTCGAGAGCGAGTCGGCCGGTCAGCTCATGTTCTACGGTCCGGGCGCCGGGGGCGCGCCCACGGCGAGCGCCGTGCTCGGCGACCTCGTCTCGGTCGCCCGTAACCGCCGCCAGGACGTGCACGGACCCGGTGACACCGCGCACGCGGACCTCGACGTGCTCGACGTCGGCCGCGCCCGTACCCGCTACCACGTGTCGATCGACGTCGACGACCGCGCGGGCGTGCTCGCGTCGGTCGCCGACGCCTTCGCGCAGTACGACGTGTCGATCAAGACGGTCCGCCAGGAGGGCCACGGCTCCGACGCCCAGCTCGTCATCGTGACGCACGAGGCCGACGACGCCGCGCTCGCCGCGACCGTCGAGGTGGTGCGCGCGCTCGACATGGTGCGCGACGTGTCGTCGGTCATGCGGGTCGAAGGCCTCAACTGATGAAGGAGTTCCGCTGATGGCGCAGCCGTGGCGTGGTGTGCTCGAGGAGTACCGCGAGTGGCTCCCGGTCGACGAGGACACCCCGGTGATCTCGCTGGGCGAGGGCGGCACGCCGCTCGTCCACTCGGCCTGGCTGTCCTCGGTCGTCCAGGGCGACGTCTGGCTCAAGGTCGAGGGCGACAACCCGACGGGCTCCTTCAAGGACCGCGGCATGACGGCGGCCATCTCCGTGGCCGTCGGCGAGGGCGCGAAGGCCGTGGTGTGCGCGTCGACGGGCAACACGTCGGCGTCGATGACCGCCTACGCCGCTCGTGCCGGGCTCACCCCGATCGTGCTCGTCCCGCACGGCAAGATCGCGACCGGCAAGATGGCCCAGGCCGTCATGCACGGCGCGGAGGTCATCCAGGTGCGGGGCGGCTTCGACGAGTGCCTCCAGCTGTCGCGGGCCCTGGCCGACGAGTACCCGGTCGCGCTCGTGAACTCGGTCAACCCGGTGCGGCTCCAGGGCCAGAAGACCGCGGCGTTCGAGATCGTCGACGTCCTCGGCGACGCCCCCGACGTGCACGTGCTCCCGGTCGGCAACGCCGGCAACATCTCCGCCTACTGGATGGGCTACCGCGAGTACGCCGACGCCGGTCTCGCCACGCACCGTCCGCGGATGTGGGGCTTCCAGGCCGCCGGCGCCGCGCCGCTCGTCCGTGGCGAGGCCGTGGCGCGTCCCGAGACGGTCGCCACGGCGATCCGCATCGGCAACCCGGCGTCGTGGCAGCTGGCCATCGAGGCGCGCGACACGTCCGGCGGCCGCATCGACGCCGTCACCGACGAGCAGATCCTCGACGCGCAGCGTCGCCTGGGTGCCCACGACGGCGTGTTCGTCGAGCCCGGGTCCGCGGCGGGGGTCGCGGGCCTCCTGGCCGCCGCCGAGGCGGGCGAGGTCGACCCGGGTCTGCGCATCGCCGTGACCGTGACGGGCCACGGCCTGAAGGACGTCGAGACGGCGCTGTCGGGCGTGGAGTCCGTGGTCGACTCCGTCATCGACGCCGACGTGCACGACGCCGCGGCCGCCGCCGGCCTGGCCTGAGCGGCGCCGTCGTGGTCGACCAGCCGTTCCGCCGCGGGCCCGTGACGGTCCGCACGCCCGCCAGCAGCGCCAACCTCGGTCCGGGGTTCGACGCCCTCGGGCTCGCGCTCGACGTGCACGACGAGCTGACCGCCGAGGTCGTCCCCGGCGACGGTCTCGAGGTCGTCGTGGAGGGCGAGGCCGCCGACGAGGTGCCGCGCGACGAGCGCCACCTCGTGGTCCGTTCGCTCGACGCCGCCCTCGACCTCATGGGCGTGCGACGTCCGGGGTTGCGGCTCACGTGCCGCAACGTGGTGCCGCACGGGCGGGGGATGGGCTCGTCGTCGGCCGCGATCGTCGGCGGCATCGTGCTCGCGAAGGCACTCGTCGACGGTGTGGAGCCGCTCGACGACCGGGCGACGCTGCAGCTCGCCCAGGACATCGAGGGTCACCCCGACAACGTCGCCGCAGCCCTCCTCGGCGGCCTGACGATCGCGTGGATCGACGGCTTCGCCGCCGAGGCGGTCCGCCTCGACGTCACCGTCCCGCTGACCCTCTTCGTGCCGCCGGAGCCGGTCTCGACCGAGGCCGCGCGCGGCCTGCTCCCCGACGTGGTCAGCCACGCCGACGCCGCGACGAACGCCGGCCGTGCCGCGCTGCTCGTGGCGGCGCTGACGCAGGCGCCCGAGCGGCTCGCGTCGGCCACGGAGGACCTCCTGCACCAGCAGTACCGCGCCGGCGCGATGCCGGACTCCTACCGCCTGGTCCGCAGCCTGCGCGTCGACGGCGTGCCGGCGGTCATCTCCGGTGCCGGGCCCACGGTGCTCGCCTTCGCCCGGGGTGTCACGGACGCCGTCCCCGACGGCTGGAGGGTGCTCGAGGTCGACGTCGCCGACCGCGGTGCCCACGTCGTCCCGACGTCCTGAACGACGGCCCTGACCGCGCTCGTCGGGGGCGGATCGAGCGGCCGAGGGCACTGCTAGAGTGACGGACGTCGGTGTGGATCCCGTTCCCCGACACGTGTACGTCCGCCCGCCGTCGGCGGGTGGCCACGGTGCCCCGGTCTTCGCCGGAGGGCCTGTGGCGCCCCCTCCCACCCAGGAAGCATCCTCGTGACCGACACCCCCACTGACCAGTCTGCGTCCCCGTCGGCGGAGCCGGCCTCCGCCGCCCCCGCCAAGCCCGCCCGTCGCTCGGGCGGCGCGCTCGGGGGCAAGGTCCTCGCCGAGCTGCGCGAGATCGCGTCCGGCCTCGGCATCAGCGACGCCGGCAAGCTGCGCAAGGGCGAGCTGATCGACGCCATCAAGGCCGCCCGTGGCGAGAGCGCCCCGAGCGCCGTCCAGGCCGCCCCCGCCCAGCAGGCACCCCAGCAGGTCGAGCCGACCGCGCCGGAGAAGGCCCAGGGCGCGAAGCCCCAGGTCGAGAAGGACGAGAAGCCCCAGGGCGCACCTGCTGCCGAGGAGCAGGCGCGCGAGACCCCGCGCGGCCGCGGACGTCGCGCCCAGGGCGCCCCGTCGCAGGACGGCCAGCCCCAGGACGCCCAGGGCAAGGACGCCCAGGGCAAGGACGAGCAGAACCGCGGCCAGGGCAAGGGCCAGGGCCCGAAGAACGGCAACCAGCGCACCAAGAACGACGGGCAGCGCGACGGCCAGAAGAACGCTGAGCAGCAGAAGAACACCGAGAACCAGAAGAACGGCGACGGTCAGAAGAACGACGACCAGCGCCGCGGCGACCAGCAGCGCAAGGGCGACCAGCAGGGCGGCCAGGACGCCCCGCAGAAGAACGGCCAGCGCGGCGTCGACCCGCAGGCGGCCGACGACGACGAGGCCGGCGGACGTCGTCGCAACCGTCGCGGTCGCAACCGCGGCGGCCGCGGTGCCGACGGCGAGCCCACCTACACCGAGGACGACGTGCTGGTCCCCGCGGCCGGCATCCTCGACATCCTCGACAACTACGCCTTCGTGCGCACCACCGGCTACCTGCCGAGCGAGAACGACGTGTACGTCTCGCTGTCCATGGTCCGCAAGTGGGGTCTGCGCAAGGGCGACGCGGTCACCGGCCAGGTGCGCCAGCCGCGCGAAGGCGAGCGCAAGGAGAAGTTCAACCCGATGGTGCGGGTCGACACCGTCAACGGGACGCCGCTGGAGGAGGCGCGCGGCCGCATCGAGTTCTCCTCCATGACGCCCGTGCACCCCGAGGAGCGTCTGGTCCTCGAGACCGACCCGACGGTCGTGACCACCCGCCTCATCGACCTGTTCGCGCCCGTGGGCAAGGGACAGCGTCAGCTGGTCGTCTCGGAGCAGCGTGGTGGACGCTCGGCCCTCGTGCGCACCGTCGCCGACGCGCTGACGGCCAACAACCCCGAGTGCCACCTCATGGTCGTCCTGATCGACGAGCGCCCCGAGGAGGTCACGGAGCTGCAGCGCTCGGTCAAGGGCGAGGTCATCGCCTCGACCTTCGACCGTCCGGCCGCCGACCACACGACGGTGGCCGAGCTCGCCATCGAGCGTGCGAAGCGTCTGGTCGAGCTGGGTCACGACGTCGTCGTCCTGCTCGACTCCCTCACGCGGCTCGGCCGGGCCTACCACCAGGCGTCCACGGCCTCGAGCCGGATGGCCGGCGCGGTCGACGCGGCCGCCCTGCACCCGGTCAAGACGTTCTTCGGCGCGGCGCGCAACGCCGAGGACGGCGGCTCGCTGACGATCCTCGCGACGGCGCTGGCGGGCACGTCGTCCGTGGTCGACGAGGCCGTGCTGGAGGAGATCGACGGCGCCGCCAACAGCGTGCTGCGCCTGCAGGTCGACGAGAACCAGCAGGTCTTCCCGGCCGTCGACATCGCCGGCTCGCGCACCAACCACGAGGAGCTGCTGCTCGACGAGCAGGAGCTCGACATCCTCGTCGCCACGCGCCGGGCCCTGGTCGGGCGCAGCCCGCAGCAGGTCCTCGACACGGTCGTCGGGCGGCTGGAGAAGACCGGCAGCAACGCCGAGCTGCTCCTCGCGCTCCAGCGCAGCCCCCTGGCCTGAGCACGCCCCGACGGGCCCGCCGACCACGGTCGGCGGGCCCGTCGTGCGTGCCACGGACGGCCGGCGCGGCCCGCGCGCTGGTCTGCGACGGGTGGACCGCGTCCCTAGGATGGCGACGTGACCACTGCCTACGACTTCACCGCCACGACCATCGACGGCGCTCCGCGGGACCTCTCCGACTACCGGGGGAAGGTCCTGCTCGTCGTGAACACCGCCACGCAGTGCGGCTTCACCCCGCAGCTGACGGGCCTGGAGGAGCTGTACAGCCGGTACGCCGACCGCGGCCTCGTGGTCCTCGGCTTCCCGTGCGACCAGTTCGGCCACCAGAACCCCGACTCCGACGAGGACACGGCCGCCTTCTGCCAGAAGAACTACGGCGTGAGCTTCCCGATGTTCTCCCAGGTCGACGTCAACGGCGACGACGCGCACCCGCTGTACCGTTGGCTGCGCTCGGAGAAGGGCGGGGTGCTCGGCAGCAAGATCAAGTGGAACTTCACCAAGTTCCTGGTCGACTCCGAGGGCAACGTCGTGAAGCGCTACGGCTCGACGACGAAGCCCGAGAAGATCGCCGACGACGTCGAGGCGCTGCTGCCGGCCTGACCTCGTAGCGCGGCTGCTGCCTGGGGAACAACCGAGGGGCGGTGGCGGTTGTACGAGGTGCCCCTGGCACAATCGATCCCCGGTCCTGGTTCACGGTCCGCACCCGCGGCCCGACCCAGCACCACGAGAGGACACCATGAAGCGCGACATCCACCCCGAGTACGTCGAGACCCAGGTCACCTGCACCTGTGGCAACTCGTTCACCACCCGCAGCACCGCCACGGAGGGCACCCTCCGCGCCGACGTGTGCTCGGCCTGCCACCCGTTCTACACGGGCAAGCAGAAGATCCTCGACACCGGCGGCCGCGTGGCCCGGTTCGAGAAGCGCTACGGCAAGAAGTAGCTCCTCTCCGACGCCGACCCGATCCCTCGCGGACGGGTCGGCGTCGTCGTACGTCCGGGCGCGGTGCGCCGGCGAGACCGTGGGCGCGAGGTAGCAGAGAGGACCAGCATGTTCGAGGCCGTCGAGGCGCTGCTGTCCGAGCACGCCGAGCTCGAGCGACAGATGTCGGACCCTGCGACGCACGCCGACCCGGCGCGGGCCAAGAAGGTCGGGCGCCGCTACGCCGAGCTCGGTGCGGTCGTGCGTACCTACCGCGCCTGGCAGCAGTCCGGTGACGACCTCGAGGCCGCCCGTGAGCTCGAGCTGGTCGAGGACGCGGCCGAGCTGGCCGCCCAGCGCGCGGAGCTGGAGGAGCGGCTGCAGCGGCTGCTCGTGCCGCGCGACCCCGCCGACGACAAGGACGTCATCCTCGAGGTGAAGGGCGGCGAGGGCGGCGAGGAGTCGGCGCTGTTCGCCGGCGACCTGCTGCGCATGTACACGCGCTTCGCCGAGACGAAGGGCTGGCGGGTCGAGATCATCGACGCCACCGAGTCGGCGCTCGGGGGCTACAAGTCGGTCACGGCCTCGGTGGCGGCGAAGGGCACCCCCGAGCCCGGGCAGGCGCCCTACGCGCTGCTGAAGTTCGAGGGCGGCGTCCACCGCGTGCAGCGTGTCCCCGTCACCGAGTCCCAGGGCCGCATCCACACGTCGGCCGCCGGGGTCCTCGTGCTGCCCGAGGCCGAGGACGTCGACGTCCAGGTCAACGACGCCGACCTGCGCATCGATGTGTTCCGCTCGTCCGGGCCCGGAGGCCAGAGCGTCAACACCACCGACTCGGCCGTGCGCATCACCCATCTCCCGACCGGTCTCGTGGTGAGCTGCCAGAACGAGAAGAGCCAGCTCCAGAACAAGGAGCAGGCGCTGCGCATCCTGCGCTCGCGCCTGCTCGAGGCGGCACAGGCCGCGGCCGACGCCGAGGCGTCCGACGCGCGGCGCTCGCAGATCCGCACGGTCGACCGCTCCGAGCGCGTGCGCACCTACAACTTCCCCGAGAACCGCGTCTCCGACCACCGCACCGGGTTCAAGACCTACAACCTCGACGCCGTCATGGACGGCGCGCTCGACGACGTCATCGGCTCGCTCGTCGACGCCGACCTCGCCGAGCGGCTCGAGACCGCCGACGGGTCCCGCGCATGAGCCGCGTCCGCAGCCAGGCCGAGCGTCTGCTCGAGGAGGCCACGACCACGCTGACGGAGGCCGGCGTCGCCTCGCCGCGGGTCGACGCGGAGCTGCTCCTCGCCCACGTCACCGGCACCCCGCGCGGCATGCTGCTCGGCGCACGCCTCCAGGGTCCGCAGCTGCAGGTCTACCGCGACATGGTCGCGGCGCGCGCCCGGCGCGTCCCGCTGCAGCACCTCACCGGCTCTGCCGGCTTCCGCTACGTCGACCTCGAGGTCGGTCCCGGCGTGTTCGTCCCGCGTCCGGAGACCGAGCTGCTGGCGGGCTGGGCGGTCGAGCAGGCGTCGGCCGTGCTGTCCTCGGGTCGCTCGGCACCGCCCGTGGTCGTCGACCTCTGCACCGGGTCCGGCGCAATAGCGCTGTCCGTCGTGCACGAGGTGCCGCGGGCCCAGGTGCACGCCGTCGAGCTCGACGAGCAGGCGTTCGCGTGGGCGGAGCGCAACCTCGGCGACACGGGCGCCGACCTGCGGCTCGGCGACGCGTTCGAGGCCTTCGCCGACCTCGACGGCACCGTCGACGTCGTGGTGTGCAACCCGCCGTACATCCCGCTCGACGCGTGGGAGAGCGTGGCGCCCGAGGCCCGCGACCACGACCCGTCCCTGGCGCTCTGGTCGGGCGACGACGGGCTCGACGCCATGCGCCGCCTGGAGCGCACGGCGTGGCGCCTGCTGCGACCGGGCGGTGTCGTCGGGGCCGAGCACGCCGATGCGCAGGGGGAGTCGGCCCCCGCCGTGTTCGCCGGCCGGTGGGCCGACGTGCGCGACCACGCGGACCTCGCGGACCGGCCGCGGTACGTCACCGCGCGCCGTCCGTGAGCGGCTCGCCGCGCACGAGTCGGGACCTCCGGCGCGGCGCGGAGCGGGATCGATAGGGTCGCGACATGGTCGCCGAGCTCCTGATCCACGGGGCCGCCTTCGCCTTCGGGGTGGGATCGGCGATCCTCCCGGTGTTCCTCAACGCCGAGGTCTACGTCGTCGCCATGGGCGCGACGATGCAGGACTGGATGCTGTTCTGGGGCGTCATGGCGCTGAGCGTCGGCACGGTCGCGGGCAAGGCGCTCGTGTTCGTGCTGATCCGCGGCGGGTCGCAGCGCTTCCGTCGCGAGGCGCGCCGCTCCGAGCCCCGCTACCGGTTCACGGCCTGGCTGCGGCGGGTCGGCGACCTGCTCCTGACCTGGCTCGACCGCCCGGTGCTCGGCGCGGCCACCGTGCTCCTCTCGTCCCTCCTGGCGGTGCCACCGCTCGCGGTGGTGACGATCCTGGCGCCGCTGTCGCGGCAGCGTCTCTGGGTGTTCCTCACGATGGTCTTCCTCGGTCGGACGGCGCAGTTCCTGGCGCTCGCGTTCCTCGTGCACGGGCTCGACCTGCTGGACGCCGTGCACGACCTGTGGTGACCGCTGGGCCCACCCGCGCCCGCTAGGGTGGCCCGGTGAGGTACGACTGCGCCGACGAGGAGATGCGCCGCACCGGCGTCGACGCCGCCCAGGCGGCACTGGAGGCCGGCGAGCTCGCCGTGCTGCCCACCGACACCGTCTACGGCCTGGCCGCCGACGCGTTCTCGCCCGAGGCCGTCCAGCGCCTGCTGGACGCCAAGGGGCGCACGCGCCAGAAGCCGCCACCGGTCCTGGTCGGGGCGCCGACGACGCTCGAGGCCCTGGTCACCGAGGTGCCGGGATGGCTGCGCTCGATGACCACCGAGCTGTGGCCCGGACCTCTCACGGTGGTGTGCCGGCAGCAGCCGTCTCTCACGTGGGACCTGGGGGAGACCCACCACACCGTCGCGGTGCGCATGCCCGACCACCCCGTCGCGCTCGGTCTGCTCAAGCAGACCGGGCCGCTCGCCGTGAGCAGCGCGAACCTGACCGGTGAGCCGGCCGCCACCACGATCGAGGACGCCGAGCGGATGCTGGGCACGTCCGTCAGCGTCTACCTCGACGCCGGTCAGAGCCCCGGGGGCACCGCGTCCACCATCCTCGACGTCACGGGCGCGACGCCCCGCATCCTGCGCGAGGGTCCGATCGGGCTCGACGTGCTCCACCGGTTCAACAACACGGTGGAGCCGCTCGGTGCGTGAGTACCTCGTCGTCTTCGGCGTCGCCCTGGGGGTGACCTACCTCCTCGCCTCGATCGCCAGGACGCTCGCGATGCGCTTCGGAGCCGTCGCCAAGGTGCGTGACCGCGACGTGCACGCGATCCCCACCCCGTACTTCGGGGGCCCCGCCATGCTCGGCGGGCTCGTCTCGGCCTACCTGGTGGCGACCCACCTGCCGTTCCTGTCCCGCAACGAGGACGCCGTCTTCGGCGACGCCCGCGCCGTCATCGTGGGCGGTGCCGTCATCTGCCTCGTCGGCGTGATCGACGACCTCTTCGAGCTCGACGCGCTCAGCAAGTTCGCCGGCCAGGTCATGGCCGGCGTCGTCGTCGTCGCGATGGGCCTGCAGTTCCTCTACCTGCCGCTGTACAACAACTACCTCGGACTCGACAACGCGCAGTCGATCATCTTCACGGTGCTGCTGATCGTCACCACCGCGAACGCCGTCAACTTCGTCGACGGCCTCGACGGGCTGGCCGCCGGCATGGTCGCGATCGGCGCGGTGGCCTTCTTCTCCTACGCCTTCTCCCTCGCGGTCGTGAACGGCGAGGCACGCGCCATCGGCGCCGCGCTGCTCACGGCCGCCCTGGCGGGCGCCTGCCTCGGCATCCTGCCGCACAACTTCTTCCCGGCCCGCATGTTCATCGGCGACTCCGGGTCGATGCTGATCGGCTTCGTGCTCGCGTGCTCCTCGATCAGCCTCACGGGACAGTTCCCGGCCACCAGCCTGTCCGAGGGCGTCGGTGGCGGGGCGGCGAGCTTCCTGCCCGCCCTGCTGCCGCTCTTCCTGCCGTTCGCGATCCTCATCGTGCCGTTCGTCGACCTGGGTCTCGCGGTCGTGCGCCGCACCCGGGCGGGACGGTCGCCGTTCAGCCCCGACAAGATGCACATCCACCACCGGCTGCTCGAGATCGGGCACTCGCACCGTCGTGCCGTGCTGCTCATGTACGCCGCCGCCGGCCTGGTGGCCTTCGGCAGCGTCGTGGTGAGCCTGTTCAGCGGCTGGCAGTCGATCGTCGGGTTCGGCGTGCTGAGCGTGCTCACGGCCGCGGCCGTCTTCGTGCTCCCACGGCTCGAGCAGCGCGTCTGGGACGGCTCGTGAGGTCCGCAGATCGGTCGGCCCTCGGCTCGCAGGCCCTGGCGTACGGGGCCGTCGTGGCTCTTGCCGCCGTCGCGGGGCTCGCCGTGCGGGGGACCGCCGGGCTGCTGGGCGCCCTGCTCGCGGGTGTCGTCGTCGCGGTGTTCCTCGGCTCGACGCCCGTCGTCCTGAACCCGGTGGCGCGCTCGAGCCCGGTGCTCTCGCTCCCTGCGGCCGTGCTCTTCTTCCTCGTCAAGGCGTTCGCCGCCATGGCCGTGCTGTTCCTGCTCTTCGACGTCGGGGGAGTGGCCGAGCACGTCGACCGGCGCACCTTCGGGCTCGCCGCAGTGGTGTGCAGCCTGGTCTGGACCGCCTTGGCGCTGTGGTCCTTCCGGCGCCGCCGGGTCCTCACCTATGACCTGGGCGACACCCCGTCGTGACCCCCTGGTAGCCTCACTCATGCGCCGGACCGGATCCGCCCAGCGACCGGGCCCGACGTGAACGATGACGCTGGCCGTACTGCCGGATCGCCGACCTTCGTCGGAATCGACCGCGCCATGAGACAAAGGTGACCGAGTGACCCTCGCCTCGACCGCCCTGGTGGCTGCCGCTGACGGCCCGCCGCAGCCCGGCCCCGGGAGCTTCCTGCTCCCGCCGACGTTCACGATCGGCGGGTGGGAGGTCAACAAGCCCGAGCTGTTCCTCGTGCTGTCGCTGGTGATCGTCTTCGCCTTCGCCTACGCCACGAGCCGCAAGGCCCAGGTCGTGCCCGGGCGCCTGCAGTTCGCCGGAGAGCTCGTGTACGGGTTCATCCGCAACTCCATCGCGCGCGACAACATCGGCAGCGCCGACTACATGAAGTACGTGCCGTACCTCTTCACGGTCTTCCTCTTCGTGCTGGTCAACAACTTCTACGGCGTCATCCCGGTGATCCAGTTCCCGTCGATGTCGAAGTTCGGCTTCCCCGTCGCGCTGGCCCTGGTCACGTGGCTGATCTACAACGTCGCCGGCATCGGCCGCCACGGCTTCTTCGGCTACCTCAAGCACCAGACGGTCCCGGCCGGCGCCAAGGGCCCGATCCTGATCGCCCTGGTGCCGCTGGAGTTCCTCTCCAACATCATCGTGCGCCCCTTCACGCTGGCGCTGCGTCTCTTCGCGACCATGTTCGCCGGTCACCTGCTGATCCTGCTGTTCTCGCTGGGTGCCGCGTACCTGGTCACGGGCTACGCCAACGCCGCCATCGGCATCCCGGCCGGCGTGCTCTCCTTCGTGCTCGGCATCGGGGTCAGCTTCCTCGACATGCTGATCATGTTCCTGCAGGCCTACGTCTTCACGCTGCTGACCGCGATGTACATCGGCAGCGCGATCGCCGACGAGCACTGAGCTCGGCCGGCTCCATCCGACCACTTCTCGACCCGCACCAGACGCGTCCGCGTCGTCACGAAAGGAAAGAACCGTCATGAATGGTTCCATCGCCACCGTCGGCCTCGGCCTCGCTGCCATCGGCCCGGCCATCGCCGTCGGTCTGATCTTCGCCGCCTACGTCACGGGCGTCGCCCGTCAGCCCGAGGCGCAGGGCCGTCTCCAGGGCATCGCGATCTTCGGCTTCGTCCTCGCGGAGCAGTTCTTCATCATCGCGCTGGCCCTCGCCTTCGTCTTCGGCTACAACTGATCCTCTGCTAAGGGAGATTCACCATGAGCGCGATCCTGGTCGCAGCAGCTGAGGGGGAGGAGCACAACCCCCTGATCCCGGAGCTGCCGGAGATCGTCCTGGGCCTGGTGGTCCTGGGGATCCTCTTCCTCCTGATCCGCAAGTTCGTCGTGCCCAACTTCGAGAAGGCCTTCGCCGAGCGCACGGCCGCGATCGAGGGCGGGATCGAGGAGGCCAAGTCGGCGCAGCAGGAGGCCCAGGCCGCGCTCGAGCAGTACACGGCG from Aeromicrobium erythreum encodes:
- the thrC gene encoding threonine synthase — its product is MAQPWRGVLEEYREWLPVDEDTPVISLGEGGTPLVHSAWLSSVVQGDVWLKVEGDNPTGSFKDRGMTAAISVAVGEGAKAVVCASTGNTSASMTAYAARAGLTPIVLVPHGKIATGKMAQAVMHGAEVIQVRGGFDECLQLSRALADEYPVALVNSVNPVRLQGQKTAAFEIVDVLGDAPDVHVLPVGNAGNISAYWMGYREYADAGLATHRPRMWGFQAAGAAPLVRGEAVARPETVATAIRIGNPASWQLAIEARDTSGGRIDAVTDEQILDAQRRLGAHDGVFVEPGSAAGVAGLLAAAEAGEVDPGLRIAVTVTGHGLKDVETALSGVESVVDSVIDADVHDAAAAAGLA
- a CDS encoding homoserine dehydrogenase is translated as MNTAAPSDRPLKVALLGCGVVGSEVARLLTRDGDELARRIGAPIELVGIAVRRLGRARDLDLPAELFTTDAHALVARGDLDVVVEVIGGIEPARELILAALEHGASVVTANKALLAEDGAHLFEAAEKAERDIAFEAAVAGAIPIIRPLQESLAGDAVQRVLGIVNGTTNFILDAMTTTGAGFSDALDEAQRLGYAEADPTADVEGFDAAAKAAIIASLAFHTRVTIGDVHREGITDVTAADVRSADEMGCVVKLLAICEKISTPDGDAVSARVHPAMIAKSHPLASVRGAFNAVFVESESAGQLMFYGPGAGGAPTASAVLGDLVSVARNRRQDVHGPGDTAHADLDVLDVGRARTRYHVSIDVDDRAGVLASVADAFAQYDVSIKTVRQEGHGSDAQLVIVTHEADDAALAATVEVVRALDMVRDVSSVMRVEGLN
- a CDS encoding MFS transporter; the encoded protein is MTAAPDVDPSAPAPNPDEPTSIWRGRLGRTSLGLFSLAFLVAFESLAVISVMPEVARSLDGFASYALAFALPVAVSIVSRTVAAPWIDRVGPRPALAWGVGVFAVGLLVCGTADSMTGFLVGRAVQGLGDGPIGVALWVVVAQEYPERLRPRALAVMTSAWTVPAVVGPAAAALLTHVAGWRAVFLLGPVLAAASLVVAWQALGGDRAHGRRSDDAITVTSSPLAAVAATAAVLLVSVAGQRSVAAWPWLLAAALVVLVVAVRHLVPPRTWTGGRGLPSLMSARALLMSSYFGAQVYVPLVLVELRGLSVGQAGAAISGTAFTWWLGATAVSRPERLGAALDRPLRRALLGGLSIAAGLSAVLLALVPAVPVVLVAAVWLVGGFGMGVLSSTVVTEMLGRCAPGEEAATSAAMESNDSIAESVALALGAAVFAGLLTHGLGTAVLVAFAVPAVGVTLGLLLLGRGFAR
- the thrB gene encoding homoserine kinase, which produces MVDQPFRRGPVTVRTPASSANLGPGFDALGLALDVHDELTAEVVPGDGLEVVVEGEAADEVPRDERHLVVRSLDAALDLMGVRRPGLRLTCRNVVPHGRGMGSSSAAIVGGIVLAKALVDGVEPLDDRATLQLAQDIEGHPDNVAAALLGGLTIAWIDGFAAEAVRLDVTVPLTLFVPPEPVSTEAARGLLPDVVSHADAATNAGRAALLVAALTQAPERLASATEDLLHQQYRAGAMPDSYRLVRSLRVDGVPAVISGAGPTVLAFARGVTDAVPDGWRVLEVDVADRGAHVVPTS